In a single window of the Palaemon carinicauda isolate YSFRI2023 chromosome 10, ASM3689809v2, whole genome shotgun sequence genome:
- the LOC137648394 gene encoding uncharacterized protein: MPVEEEGEGEVNPKRPRVGEWKKDDIDIQPLPDFIHPQPDFLREPYEYFSQFFTAELRDHIVFQSNLYSRQKDVGSNFHISEEDVMVFLGLIIYMGLVPLPSIVDFWAVKTRIPQVADFMSRNRFKAIRS; the protein is encoded by the coding sequence atgcctgtggaagaggaaggtgaaggtgaggttaaccctaagaggcctcgtgttggtgaatggaagaaggacgacattgacatccaacccctgcccgacttcattcatccacagccggacttcttgagggaaccttatgagtatttctctcagttcttcacagctgaattgagggatcacatcgttttccagtccaacctgtactcaagacagaaggatgtaggcagtaacttccacatatcagaagaggatgtcatggttttccttggcctcatcatatacatgggcctggttcctctccctagcatcgtcgacttctgggccgtgaagaccaggattcctcaggttgcagacttcatgtccaggaaccgcttcaaggccattcgatcataa